One stretch of bacterium DNA includes these proteins:
- the cooS gene encoding anaerobic carbon-monoxide dehydrogenase catalytic subunit, producing MSLLLDMLKNGSVSRRNFIKLATASGITLAAAETVMAAQPTGWSCFGCHNQAPSSPSFIPDQITEDLRKHADSLGIELVWDRGAPCEWSHKGTAGAAGLCCFRCQMGPCTLGKATGEERGTCGATADIIAARDLIRRIAGGTAAHVEHARAVAKTLKAVALGTISGYHVVDVAKLEAIYTGLGCTGANKALAVAEKSLEDLGKSEGIPAWLEYRASSERKKVWASLGILPTGAGAEISEAQHRTHMGVDADMAHLATCGLKLGLVDGYCGMHMATNLQDVIFGTPALTTAKANLTVIERDKINLVVHGHEPILSEKIVEAANTYNSTRPSVPINVVGMCCTGNEVLMRKGINAAGTMVQQELAIVTGAVEAMVVDVQCIIPNVQRVASRFHTKIITTNPHARITGALHIEFEPQNADSVAREIVQTAVQNYRNRDQSKVYIPDIPPKDIVAGFSVEQIIQALAAINPTSPLKPLVDNIAANNIRGIVAVVGCVTPRDTYGYRHVTITKRLLAENILVVGTGCWGHVAGQYGLLTADPAYPGVGDGLKAVLQAVAKANGLEALPACWHMGSCVDNSRIEDVVNAVAGYLNIKNSQLPIAASAPEFITEKAVSIGTWAVDLGIFTHIGAQPYISGSQNLVNLLTDGVETLTGGKFYVEQDPEKAADTLIGVVNEKRRNLGLPVTACNGDLNGDKQITPVDALIAFKCYTEAKPCPDCADVNKDGEVTPADALCLFHKYLQKPNCLD from the coding sequence ATGAGCTTGTTACTGGACATGCTGAAAAATGGAAGTGTAAGCCGACGGAATTTCATTAAACTGGCGACAGCATCAGGTATAACCCTTGCCGCAGCCGAAACTGTCATGGCTGCCCAGCCTACCGGATGGAGCTGCTTTGGCTGTCATAATCAGGCACCGTCATCACCATCTTTTATACCTGACCAGATCACCGAGGATTTAAGGAAGCATGCAGACAGTCTTGGCATCGAGCTTGTCTGGGATAGAGGTGCTCCCTGCGAATGGTCTCATAAAGGAACTGCCGGAGCCGCCGGGCTGTGTTGTTTCCGTTGTCAGATGGGGCCCTGTACTCTGGGAAAAGCTACGGGTGAGGAAAGAGGCACCTGCGGCGCTACCGCAGACATTATCGCTGCCCGTGATTTAATACGGCGTATTGCCGGGGGTACGGCTGCTCATGTCGAACATGCCAGGGCAGTAGCCAAGACACTGAAGGCAGTGGCCTTGGGAACGATTTCCGGCTACCATGTTGTAGATGTGGCAAAATTAGAGGCCATTTATACCGGATTAGGTTGCACGGGAGCAAATAAAGCACTTGCCGTAGCTGAAAAGAGTCTGGAAGACCTGGGAAAAAGCGAGGGAATTCCTGCATGGCTTGAATACCGGGCCAGCAGTGAACGGAAAAAGGTATGGGCGTCCCTGGGCATTCTCCCGACCGGTGCAGGTGCTGAAATCAGTGAAGCCCAGCACAGGACCCATATGGGTGTTGACGCTGACATGGCCCATCTGGCAACGTGTGGCCTCAAACTCGGATTGGTTGACGGATATTGCGGAATGCATATGGCTACCAATCTGCAGGATGTCATTTTTGGTACTCCAGCCCTGACAACTGCCAAAGCAAACCTTACGGTAATCGAGAGAGATAAGATCAATCTGGTGGTCCACGGTCATGAGCCGATCTTATCGGAAAAGATCGTCGAGGCAGCCAATACCTATAACAGCACCAGGCCATCTGTGCCAATTAATGTCGTAGGCATGTGTTGTACCGGAAATGAAGTCCTCATGAGAAAAGGTATTAATGCTGCCGGTACTATGGTACAACAGGAATTAGCCATAGTTACCGGCGCGGTAGAGGCAATGGTGGTAGATGTCCAGTGCATTATTCCCAATGTACAAAGGGTCGCCTCACGGTTTCACACCAAAATAATCACTACCAATCCACACGCCAGGATTACCGGTGCTCTGCATATCGAATTCGAACCGCAAAATGCTGATTCGGTGGCCCGGGAAATTGTACAAACCGCTGTTCAAAACTATCGGAATCGAGATCAATCCAAGGTGTATATTCCCGATATTCCTCCCAAGGATATTGTGGCTGGTTTCTCGGTTGAACAAATCATTCAGGCCCTTGCAGCCATAAACCCGACCAGTCCCTTGAAACCATTGGTAGATAATATCGCTGCCAATAATATCCGGGGTATCGTTGCGGTCGTAGGCTGTGTCACTCCCCGTGATACCTACGGTTATCGCCATGTTACCATAACCAAAAGGCTTTTGGCGGAGAACATCCTGGTTGTCGGAACCGGGTGCTGGGGACATGTGGCTGGACAATATGGACTTCTCACCGCAGATCCTGCCTACCCCGGTGTGGGCGACGGGCTCAAAGCGGTTTTACAGGCGGTAGCAAAAGCAAATGGGCTCGAAGCTCTGCCAGCCTGCTGGCATATGGGATCGTGCGTGGATAACAGCAGAATCGAAGATGTGGTGAATGCGGTCGCCGGTTATTTAAACATCAAGAACAGCCAGTTACCCATAGCTGCCTCCGCCCCTGAATTTATCACCGAAAAAGCTGTGTCTATCGGCACCTGGGCGGTCGATCTTGGCATCTTCACCCATATCGGCGCTCAGCCCTATATCAGTGGAAGCCAAAATTTGGTTAATCTTCTGACTGATGGCGTGGAAACCCTTACCGGAGGAAAATTCTACGTAGAGCAGGATCCTGAAAAAGCTGCCGATACCCTGATAGGTGTGGTGAACGAAAAACGCCGGAATCTCGGCTTGCCGGTGACTGCCTGCAATGGCGATCTCAATGGAGACAAGCAGATCACCCCGGTGGATGCTCTGATTGCCTTCAAGTGCTATACGGAAGCTAAGCCTTGCCCGGATTGTGCTGATGTAAACAAGGATGGCGAGGTTACTCCAGCGGATGCTCTTTGCTTATTCCACAAGTACCTCCAAAAACCGAATTGCCTTGATTGA
- a CDS encoding M48 family metallopeptidase, with the protein MAMIRPQRKIRTAYQGFQVATWIFVLWVFLSLSGCAEVSRQVKSSLGLEPAQDLTAALTRAPAQWDDAMGQAAAVDPKVTEGQRLNNDPALNKRLQTMVDRLRAVSHAPQIPFRVKIIESKQVNAFNTGGELLYVYTGLIDYVKSDDELAGILAHEMAHGIGAHLQREQRSMFLPTIGAVLANVAFQNQTADQLIGLTNQALSSGYSRRHEREADILAVMYTYRAGYNPLGFEDFFARMSQQASQVKQEKEKELRGSYSSLQQSARELEQRKLAYDASYRQLQARPDSPDARRQLQQAEEQLKKSQNQHDRQSQQYHQVYKNYAQSITQLFPIFQSHPSDPERIEIVTNTLKYLKGEIPLSQTLPSVRYVIEAVEQAQQPAQK; encoded by the coding sequence ATGGCTATGATAAGGCCTCAGAGGAAAATAAGGACTGCCTATCAAGGGTTCCAGGTGGCAACCTGGATTTTTGTATTGTGGGTTTTTCTTTCCCTGTCTGGTTGTGCTGAAGTGAGCCGGCAGGTCAAAAGCTCATTGGGACTTGAACCGGCGCAGGATCTGACGGCAGCATTGACCCGCGCTCCGGCCCAGTGGGATGATGCCATGGGTCAGGCTGCGGCTGTAGATCCCAAGGTAACCGAAGGTCAGCGGCTGAATAACGATCCCGCTCTCAACAAGAGGCTGCAAACCATGGTTGACCGCCTCAGGGCTGTGTCTCATGCTCCGCAGATTCCATTCCGGGTCAAGATTATCGAAAGCAAGCAGGTCAATGCTTTCAATACCGGCGGAGAATTGCTGTACGTCTACACGGGTTTGATTGATTATGTCAAGAGCGACGATGAGCTGGCTGGAATTCTGGCCCATGAAATGGCTCATGGAATCGGGGCCCACCTGCAGAGAGAGCAACGGTCAATGTTCCTTCCTACCATTGGTGCAGTTCTGGCTAATGTTGCCTTTCAAAATCAGACCGCGGATCAACTGATCGGTCTGACCAATCAGGCGCTCTCCTCCGGCTACTCCCGAAGACACGAGCGGGAGGCGGATATTCTGGCGGTAATGTATACTTACCGGGCCGGCTATAACCCTCTTGGCTTTGAGGATTTTTTTGCCAGGATGAGTCAGCAGGCCAGCCAGGTGAAGCAGGAGAAGGAAAAAGAGCTTCGGGGAAGCTATTCGAGCTTGCAGCAGTCAGCCCGTGAACTGGAGCAGAGAAAGCTCGCCTATGATGCTTCTTATCGGCAGCTTCAGGCCAGACCCGATTCTCCCGATGCCCGCCGGCAGCTTCAGCAGGCTGAAGAGCAGCTCAAAAAAAGCCAGAATCAGCATGACAGGCAATCTCAGCAGTATCATCAGGTGTATAAAAACTACGCCCAGTCTATTACTCAGCTTTTCCCCATCTTTCAATCCCACCCTTCGGATCCGGAGCGGATTGAAATCGTTACCAACACGCTAAAATACTTGAAAGGGGAAATACCCCTCTCCCAGACACTTCCTTCGGTCCGGTATGTGATTGAGGCGGTAGAACAGGCCCAACAACCTGCCCAAAAATAA
- the pabB gene encoding aminodeoxychorismate synthase component I: MESLFQLCYGIEMIIRSLDYYLEPFQVAAHVAERPDFAFLDSSDHQHGHGRCSIIALEPFLKFSYNQGQSQLSFLRHTDHDRDDSSSQITDELFPFDLINQFTGRAGDPFGTLRKLLAIFQIPEHPAFPIPLGASIGYISYDLGASLEAEVPLLDGFQEWPQMEWRFYDTLLIFDHRQRIITLVSTGFPFQGAQQDQWAQLRFSRFLALLEKISAEERDFEENGRDTGNSFSLWQDPADLLVSPQRRDVLRSNFTAVSYQESVKVIKEYIARGDVYQVNLSQQFSCESEEAGFDIYRKIRRVNRVPYGGYLRFGHREILCFSMECFLRMEGRKVQTRPIKGTLPRGKTRREDLAQARKLWQSEKDRAELLMVVDMERNDLGKVCDYHTVRVDRLFEVEKYATVFHLVSTVSGRLRPEFDHLDCLLACFPGGSITGTPKIRAMQVIAELEKIRRGVYCGALGYFGFNRISDFNIPIRTILKQGPRLWFNAGGGVVADSDPYLEYLETLHKVRAFLACLLQATSPVPGEIFSSTLRGEKGSY, from the coding sequence GTGGAATCACTCTTTCAATTATGCTATGGTATCGAAATGATAATCCGGTCTCTTGATTATTACCTTGAACCTTTCCAGGTGGCCGCACATGTGGCTGAGCGGCCTGACTTTGCCTTTCTGGACAGCAGCGACCATCAGCATGGGCATGGTCGATGTTCGATAATCGCCCTTGAACCATTTCTTAAATTTTCCTATAACCAGGGGCAAAGCCAGCTTTCTTTCCTGAGACACACTGATCATGACCGGGACGATTCATCCTCTCAGATCACGGATGAGTTGTTCCCTTTCGACCTGATCAACCAGTTCACGGGCAGGGCGGGTGACCCATTCGGCACCCTGCGGAAATTACTGGCCATATTCCAAATTCCCGAACATCCAGCTTTTCCAATCCCGTTGGGAGCTTCGATTGGGTATATCTCATATGACCTTGGGGCGTCTCTGGAAGCAGAGGTACCGCTTCTTGATGGATTCCAGGAATGGCCGCAGATGGAGTGGAGATTCTACGATACTCTCCTGATCTTTGATCACCGTCAAAGGATTATCACTCTGGTTTCGACCGGCTTTCCCTTCCAGGGAGCACAGCAGGATCAGTGGGCGCAATTGCGGTTTTCCCGTTTTCTCGCTCTGCTGGAAAAAATTTCGGCTGAGGAAAGGGATTTTGAGGAGAATGGCAGGGATACGGGTAATTCCTTTTCCTTATGGCAAGATCCTGCTGACCTGCTGGTCAGCCCTCAGAGGCGTGACGTGCTGAGGTCCAATTTCACCGCTGTCTCCTACCAGGAATCGGTCAAAGTTATCAAGGAATATATCGCCCGTGGGGATGTCTATCAGGTAAACCTCTCCCAGCAATTCTCCTGCGAATCCGAAGAAGCGGGATTCGATATCTACCGGAAAATCCGCCGGGTCAACCGTGTTCCCTACGGGGGCTATCTTCGGTTCGGTCACCGGGAAATTCTCTGCTTCTCTATGGAGTGCTTTCTGCGGATGGAGGGCAGAAAGGTTCAAACCAGACCGATCAAAGGGACATTGCCCAGGGGCAAAACCAGGCGGGAAGACCTTGCCCAGGCCAGGAAATTATGGCAGAGTGAGAAAGACCGGGCAGAGCTTTTGATGGTGGTGGACATGGAAAGGAATGATCTTGGAAAGGTCTGCGATTATCACACCGTCCGGGTGGATCGGCTGTTTGAGGTGGAAAAATACGCCACTGTTTTTCATCTGGTATCGACCGTGAGCGGCCGATTACGACCTGAATTTGATCACCTGGACTGCCTTTTGGCCTGCTTTCCGGGAGGATCAATTACCGGCACGCCAAAGATCCGGGCCATGCAGGTTATCGCTGAGCTTGAGAAAATCAGGCGAGGGGTCTACTGCGGAGCACTTGGCTATTTTGGCTTTAATCGGATTTCCGATTTCAATATTCCCATCCGGACCATCCTCAAGCAGGGGCCACGGCTTTGGTTCAATGCCGGAGGCGGAGTAGTGGCAGACTCAGATCCTTATCTTGAATACCTGGAAACCCTGCACAAGGTCCGGGCATTTCTGGCCTGCCTGCTGCAGGCCACCAGCCCGGTGCCGGGTGAGATATTCTCCTCAACTCTCAGAGGCGAAAAAGGAAGCTACTGA